CCCGACTTAATCAGAAAGTCGGGCTTTTATCACTGGAAGTTGGTTCCTTCGAAAAAAGTGCAGGCAGTTGGGAATACCCGTCAAAGGACGAAATTGATAGACAAGGATTTGCAACTGTTTATCCGCTGCCAATGCTGATTACTTAATATTAATTTTCCAATGGTATATTAAGCACTTGCTGGAAAATCCGGAGAGGTGTAAATGTCACTGAAAAACAGTGAATTTATAGTGCCCCTCTCCGGCTGCTTATATTACTGTTTGCTGAGTAACTATTTTTTACGCCTGATTCTTGATCCAGCAAGACCAATCAAACCTGTACCAAAAAGGAGCATTGTCGCAGGTTCCGGAACCGGGTCACTGCTGCGGGTGGCAATCAGCGTTGATTGGCTGACCGGAATACTGCTGACACTTAACCAAGAAGGATTCGCAATTCCCTGGGAACCACTACCGCTGGAGAAACCAAAACCTGTAGTGGCAGCGAATCCTCCACCAATAGAAACACCCCAGTCCTGTCCAAAATCATCTGCAGAATAACCACCGGTATAAAAGGTTTCAGATGTGCTGTCAAAATTAAAATTAAATGTGTCGCTCCCAAGAAGAGGAGTGTCAGTAAAAAAGTCAAAAGTACCAAGTGATGTACCGCTTAAAAAACCTTCAATGTTGAAACTTGTAAGACTGGTTTCATCAATTCGGCCAGTTCCAATAAGAGTATCGCTGTAGCTGAATGAACCTTCCATGGTATAATTGCCAGCACCGGTCCATGAAATATCAAACGAAACTGCTTCTGCCTGTTGGACTACCAGTGAGAGCGCCCCGCATACGATTATTGCTGATAAAATATTTTTCATGTTTCCTCCTTTTGGGATATCATTTCTGTAACCGGTAAATACTTATACCGGGATTTATGCAAATATTGACCCAGTATCTGTTTTTATTATATCTTGTTTAAATTAGAGAAAAAAAAATTTAAACCAAACAATGCTGCTGCAGCAATTGGTAGAATTTTTCGGATGAGTGGAGAAGAATTTCGGAATTCCGGGTTGTTTAATTTTCTGTAACACCATTCACCTGTTGAAAATGTGACGTTGGTTTTTGCTGAAATCAATCGTTTTCATGTAAATTAATGGCAAGTTTTGCCCTGTTTATGACATTCT
The DNA window shown above is from Desulfomarina profundi and carries:
- a CDS encoding PEP-CTERM sorting domain-containing protein translates to MKNILSAIIVCGALSLVVQQAEAVSFDISWTGAGNYTMEGSFSYSDTLIGTGRIDETSLTSFNIEGFLSGTSLGTFDFFTDTPLLGSDTFNFNFDSTSETFYTGGYSADDFGQDWGVSIGGGFAATTGFGFSSGSGSQGIANPSWLSVSSIPVSQSTLIATRSSDPVPEPATMLLFGTGLIGLAGSRIRRKK